The Takifugu flavidus isolate HTHZ2018 chromosome 21, ASM371156v2, whole genome shotgun sequence genome has a window encoding:
- the fndc5b gene encoding fibronectin type III domain-containing protein 5 isoform X1: protein MAKPGCSAALLLPLLLGFLSASSVGADTLLSAPLNVTIREIEVNSAVVTWEILEGDPVIGFAVTQQKKDVRMLRLIQEVNTTTRSCALWDLDEDTEYIVHVQSISMGGSSPPSEPVLFRTPKESEKMASKSPDEVTMEEVGQAAQLRAGELIIIVVVLIMWAGVIALFCRQYDIIKDNEPNNNKDKAKNSSECSTPEHPQGGLLRSNV from the exons ATGGCTAAACCAGGCTGTtctgcggcgctgctgctgcctctcctgctggGCTTTCTGTCGGCGTCCTCCGTCGGTGCCG ACACCCTGCTGTCAGCTCCGCTCAATGTGACCATCAGAGAGATTGAAGTCAACTCGGCCGTGGTGACATGGGAGATCCTGGAGGGGGATCCCGTCATCGGATTCGCCGTCACCCAACAG AAGAAGGACGTGCGCATGCTGAGGCTCATCCAGGAAGTGAACACCACCACGCGCTCCTGCGCGCTGTGGGACCTGGACGAGGACACCGAGTACATCGTCCACGTTCAGAGCATCAGCATGGGGGGCAGCAGCCCGCCCAGCGAGCCCGTGCTCTTCAGAACGCCCAAAGAGTCGGAAAAGATGGCATCCAAGAGTCCAG ATGAGGTGACGATGGAGGAGGTCGGCCAGGCGGCTCAGCTGAGAGCTGGAGAGCTCATCATCATTGTAGTGGTGCTCATCATGTGGGCAG GCGTGATCGCCCTGTTTTGTCGCCAGTACGACATCATCAAAGATAACGagcccaacaacaacaaggacAAAGCGAAGAACTCCTCGGAATGCAGCACCCCGGAGCACCCACAGGGGGGGCTACTGCGCAGCAACGTCTGA
- the fndc5b gene encoding fibronectin type III domain-containing protein 5 isoform X3, whose product MGCYKQVAQDEEAGGGWLNQAVLRRCCCLSCWAFCRRPPSVPKKDVRMLRLIQEVNTTTRSCALWDLDEDTEYIVHVQSISMGGSSPPSEPVLFRTPKESEKMASKSPDEVTMEEVGQAAQLRAGELIIIVVVLIMWAGVIALFCRQYDIIKDNEPNNNKDKAKNSSECSTPEHPQGGLLRSNV is encoded by the exons ATGGGATGTTATAAACAGGTCGCCCAGGATGAAGAAGCGGGAGGAGGATGGCTAAACCAGGCTGTtctgcggcgctgctgctgcctctcctgctggGCTTTCTGTCGGCGTCCTCCGTCGGTGCCG AAGAAGGACGTGCGCATGCTGAGGCTCATCCAGGAAGTGAACACCACCACGCGCTCCTGCGCGCTGTGGGACCTGGACGAGGACACCGAGTACATCGTCCACGTTCAGAGCATCAGCATGGGGGGCAGCAGCCCGCCCAGCGAGCCCGTGCTCTTCAGAACGCCCAAAGAGTCGGAAAAGATGGCATCCAAGAGTCCAG ATGAGGTGACGATGGAGGAGGTCGGCCAGGCGGCTCAGCTGAGAGCTGGAGAGCTCATCATCATTGTAGTGGTGCTCATCATGTGGGCAG GCGTGATCGCCCTGTTTTGTCGCCAGTACGACATCATCAAAGATAACGagcccaacaacaacaaggacAAAGCGAAGAACTCCTCGGAATGCAGCACCCCGGAGCACCCACAGGGGGGGCTACTGCGCAGCAACGTCTGA
- the fndc5b gene encoding fibronectin type III domain-containing protein 5 isoform X2, with the protein MAKPGCSAALLLPLLLGFLSASSVGADTLLSAPLNVTIREIEVNSAVVTWEILEGDPVIGFAVTQQKKDVRMLRLIQEVNTTTRSCALWDLDEDTEYIVHVQSISMGGSSPPSEPVLFRTPKESEKMASKSPGVIALFCRQYDIIKDNEPNNNKDKAKNSSECSTPEHPQGGLLRSNV; encoded by the exons ATGGCTAAACCAGGCTGTtctgcggcgctgctgctgcctctcctgctggGCTTTCTGTCGGCGTCCTCCGTCGGTGCCG ACACCCTGCTGTCAGCTCCGCTCAATGTGACCATCAGAGAGATTGAAGTCAACTCGGCCGTGGTGACATGGGAGATCCTGGAGGGGGATCCCGTCATCGGATTCGCCGTCACCCAACAG AAGAAGGACGTGCGCATGCTGAGGCTCATCCAGGAAGTGAACACCACCACGCGCTCCTGCGCGCTGTGGGACCTGGACGAGGACACCGAGTACATCGTCCACGTTCAGAGCATCAGCATGGGGGGCAGCAGCCCGCCCAGCGAGCCCGTGCTCTTCAGAACGCCCAAAGAGTCGGAAAAGATGGCATCCAAGAGTCCAG GCGTGATCGCCCTGTTTTGTCGCCAGTACGACATCATCAAAGATAACGagcccaacaacaacaaggacAAAGCGAAGAACTCCTCGGAATGCAGCACCCCGGAGCACCCACAGGGGGGGCTACTGCGCAGCAACGTCTGA
- the LOC130518707 gene encoding macrophage mannose receptor 1-like — MAKALLLALSLSGLISFVPLGLTFRSAGVVRKYHYVDTALSWEDARTHCKAKFANLATVTKQEDADGLLQALPSTGSYAWIGLHDDLTKLSWSMTNVSFNNHRNYSNWEMEKIDNISSRDRCILMKTSGTWQDRSCEEEQLLVCYDGRSGIEYSSLSLPEESPNTYVFVNKSMNWRDAKTFCRAHHTDLAFVRNSSENGRIAALLPADAWIGLFRVSWKKWSDQERVSFTDWGEGQPDSKANASCGAADAATATWWDDDCSLKRPFVCYTIQKTQKARVKLKFLSEADLMDPAVHQQLLEQVQIQNRPPKIKWCHASTGRLGWETKCSFKCG; from the exons ATGGCGAAGGCGCTGCTCTTGGCCCTCAGTCTCTCAG GTCTAATTTCCTTTGTCCCTCTAGGTCTGACCTTCAGGTCTGCAGGTGTTGTCAGAAAGTACCACTACGTGGACACGGCGCTCTCCTGGGAAGACGCTCGGACCCACTGCAAAGCGAAGTTCGCCAACCTCGCCACCGTGACGAAACAAGAGGACGCCGACGGGCTGCTGCAGGCGCTGCCGAGCACGGGGAGCTACGCGTGGATCGGCCTTCACGACGACCTGACCAAGTTGTCGTGGAGCATGACAAACGTCTCCTTCAACAACCACAGGAATTACAGCAactgggagatggagaagatcGACAACATCAGCTCCAGGGACAGATGCATCCTGATGAAGACCAGCGGGACCTGGCAGGACCGGTCGTGTGAGGAAGAGCAACTTTTAGTCTGTTATGACGGTAGGAGTGGGATTGAGTA CTCATCCCTTTCTCTTCCAGAGGAGAGCCCCAACACCTACGTATTTGTGAATAAATCCATGAACTGGAGAGACGCTAAAACCTTCTGCCGGGCCCATCACACCGACCTGGCGTTCGTGCGGAACAGCTCGGAGAACGGGCGCATCGCCGCGCTGCTGCCGGCGGACGCCTGGATCGGCCTCTTCAGGGTCAGCTGGAAAAAATGGTCGGACCAGGAACGCGTCTCCTTCACCGACTGGGGCGAGGGGCAGCCCGACAGCAAGGCAAACGCGTCGTGCGGGGCGGCGGACGCGGCCACGGCGACGTGGTGGGACGACGACTGCAGCTTGAAGCGACCGTTTGTCTGCTACACCATCCAAAAAACGCAGAAGGCGAGAGTGAAGTTGAAGTTCCTGTCTGAGGCCGACCTGATGGACCCTGCGGTCCATCAGCAGCTTTTGGAGCAGGTACAGATACAAAATAGGCCTCCTAAGATAAAATGGTGTCACGCGTCAACGGGGCGTTTGGGTTGGGAGACTAAGTGCTCCTTTAAATGTGGCTGA